A single Xylanimonas cellulosilytica DSM 15894 DNA region contains:
- a CDS encoding polysaccharide pyruvyl transferase family protein produces MGVLVRTFAPNTNPNYGGVLQAWAMQRAITGIGFDAYVDASRVARNRPNRLQVWAGNARRTAAPALTRCAPMLPARFQSRVIKRELGRRITEFAERRIPLVRLFDANGRLIDRTADRFGAFVVGSDQVWRPEYSDIRSFLLDFLPEDDTRPKFSYAASFGVDAPNYSAEDNSDYSRLAQRMSGVSVREKSGVSVAGDMWGVDAVQHVDPTMLISRAEYALLAQEATDPVHRGQVVSYVLDRTQLSIETEESVSVELGEPCLRLMPDAPSSIKEMRERPHLFQRPSVEAWVGAIHGARFLVTDSFHGVVFAILGNVPFVAVCNRKRGATRFESLLSTFGLMDRMVEPGTVLTCEDLASPIDWDRVNERLADERARSLEYLRSMLSPADEFARDAVAVTASR; encoded by the coding sequence ATGGGCGTTCTAGTTCGAACGTTCGCGCCTAACACAAACCCAAACTATGGAGGCGTTCTCCAGGCTTGGGCGATGCAGCGGGCGATTACGGGAATCGGATTCGACGCATATGTTGACGCGTCACGGGTTGCACGTAACCGGCCCAACAGACTCCAGGTGTGGGCAGGAAATGCTCGTCGCACCGCGGCGCCGGCTCTCACACGCTGCGCTCCTATGCTGCCCGCCAGGTTTCAGTCGCGGGTCATCAAGAGAGAGCTCGGGCGCCGGATTACGGAGTTCGCCGAGCGGCGGATTCCGCTGGTACGCCTGTTTGACGCAAACGGGCGCCTCATTGACCGCACCGCCGATCGCTTTGGCGCATTCGTCGTGGGGAGTGATCAGGTGTGGCGGCCGGAGTATTCGGACATCCGATCATTCCTGCTCGACTTTCTTCCTGAGGATGACACGCGGCCGAAGTTCTCGTATGCTGCGTCGTTCGGCGTCGACGCACCGAACTATTCCGCTGAGGACAACTCGGACTACAGCCGGTTGGCGCAGAGGATGTCCGGTGTCTCGGTCCGTGAGAAGTCCGGCGTGTCAGTGGCAGGCGATATGTGGGGCGTCGATGCCGTCCAGCACGTCGACCCGACAATGCTGATTAGCCGGGCCGAGTACGCGCTGCTTGCTCAGGAGGCGACTGACCCGGTACATCGCGGGCAGGTGGTGAGTTACGTACTGGATCGCACGCAACTGTCCATCGAAACGGAAGAATCGGTGTCGGTCGAGCTAGGTGAGCCTTGTCTGCGGCTCATGCCTGATGCGCCATCGTCCATTAAGGAGATGCGCGAGCGTCCCCACCTGTTTCAGAGGCCAAGTGTTGAAGCGTGGGTCGGTGCGATTCACGGAGCCCGGTTCCTGGTCACTGACTCGTTCCATGGAGTGGTCTTCGCAATCCTCGGGAACGTCCCGTTCGTTGCGGTCTGTAACCGAAAGCGCGGTGCCACCCGGTTCGAGAGCCTGCTCTCGACGTTCGGTCTTATGGACCGGATGGTGGAACCAGGAACTGTCCTCACCTGTGAGGATCTTGCGTCACCGATCGACTGGGACCGAGTCAACGAGCGGCTAGCGGATGAGAGGGCTCGGTCGCTTGAGTACCTGCGGTCGATGCTCAGCCCTGCGGACGAGTTCGCAAGGGACGCGGTCGCGGTGACGGCTTCAAGGTGA
- a CDS encoding IS3 family transposase (programmed frameshift), producing the protein MPAPKKYDIETQQRAVRMYLDRVAEDDGISQLKARTEVGELLGINQSTLRNWIKRESKDPALGMVSSTPASAEVVKLRAEVARLKRANEILKTASAFFGRGGARPQTRTVIDYVRQHAGRFGVEPILTVLAEHGIKVAPSTYWAHAARGFGPTKAELDDAFAANEVYDLWRQAHGLYGRRKLWKSAHRAGHGWGRDQIERLMKIVGITGVSRARRTTVTTVRDDRAPRHPDHIKRRWSWPTRPDQWWVADFTYVWTPVGFAYVSFITDVYSRRILGWRTATTKETSLVSSALEQALFTRRRTNYQFTTTGLVHHSDAGSQYTSLALTEALREAGITGSIGTVGDALDNALMESTIGLFKTEIHAFATGPFTTWRDVEKATAAWVHWFNHDRLHSAIGDIPPIEFETDHYAATTSPGNLAAA; encoded by the exons ATGCCTGCACCGAAGAAGTACGACATCGAGACCCAGCAGCGTGCCGTGCGGATGTATCTGGACCGTGTGGCGGAGGACGACGGGATCTCGCAGCTCAAGGCGCGCACGGAGGTCGGTGAGCTGCTCGGGATCAACCAGTCCACGCTGCGGAACTGGATCAAGCGTGAGAGCAAGGATCCCGCGCTGGGCATGGTGTCCTCGACGCCGGCGAGTGCGGAGGTCGTCAAGCTCCGTGCTGAGGTCGCCCGGCTGAAGCGGGCCAACGAGATCCTCAAGACGGCGTCAGCGTTTTTCG GCCGCGGCGGAGCTCGACCGCAGACTCGGACAGTGATCGACTACGTGCGTCAGCACGCGGGTCGTTTCGGGGTCGAGCCGATCTTGACGGTGCTCGCCGAGCATGGCATCAAGGTCGCCCCGAGCACGTACTGGGCCCACGCTGCCCGCGGCTTCGGTCCCACGAAGGCCGAGCTCGACGACGCGTTCGCTGCGAACGAGGTCTACGACCTGTGGCGCCAGGCTCACGGCCTCTACGGGCGCCGCAAGCTGTGGAAGAGCGCCCACCGGGCCGGGCACGGCTGGGGCCGCGACCAGATCGAACGGCTCATGAAGATCGTCGGGATCACTGGCGTCTCGCGTGCCCGCAGGACGACCGTGACGACGGTGCGTGACGACCGGGCACCGCGGCATCCGGACCACATCAAGCGGCGCTGGTCATGGCCCACCCGGCCCGATCAGTGGTGGGTGGCCGACTTCACGTACGTGTGGACCCCGGTCGGGTTCGCCTACGTCTCGTTCATCACGGACGTCTACTCTCGCCGGATCCTGGGCTGGAGAACCGCGACGACGAAGGAGACCTCGCTCGTGTCGTCCGCGCTCGAGCAGGCCCTGTTCACGCGCCGACGCACGAACTACCAGTTCACCACCACCGGACTTGTCCATCACTCGGATGCCGGGTCTCAATACACGTCGCTGGCGCTGACCGAGGCACTGCGCGAGGCGGGGATCACCGGATCGATCGGGACCGTGGGCGACGCGCTCGACAACGCGCTCATGGAATCGACCATCGGCCTGTTCAAGACCGAGATCCACGCCTTCGCCACCGGGCCGTTCACCACCTGGCGGGACGTGGAGAAGGCCACCGCCGCATGGGTCCACTGGTTCAACCACGACCGCCTCCACTCAGCGATCGGAGACATCCCGCCCATCGAGTTCGAGACGGACCACTACGCTGCAACCACCAGCCCCGGCAACCTCGCCGCGGCCTGA
- a CDS encoding Mu transposase domain-containing protein, translating into MTALNAKPFAKRDGSRLAVFLAEEQDLLRPLPPIRFKLADLRKAKVGPNYHVQVDSNFYSVSARLIGKRLDVRLTTRMVEVFDGAERVASHARLRSARGRYHPTLVRSGGRAGDRLCDLG; encoded by the coding sequence ATGACGGCGCTGAACGCGAAGCCGTTCGCGAAGCGGGACGGGTCACGCCTGGCGGTGTTCCTCGCCGAGGAGCAGGACCTGCTGCGGCCGCTGCCCCCGATCCGGTTCAAGCTGGCCGATCTGCGCAAGGCGAAGGTCGGTCCGAACTACCACGTCCAGGTCGATTCCAACTTCTACTCCGTGTCTGCCCGCCTGATCGGTAAGCGCCTCGACGTGCGGCTGACTACCCGGATGGTCGAGGTGTTCGACGGCGCCGAGCGGGTCGCCTCCCACGCCCGGTTGCGCTCGGCGCGCGGCCGCTACCACCCGACTTTGGTCAGGTCTGGTGGCCGGGCGGGGGATCGCCTCTGTGACCTGGGGTGA
- a CDS encoding glycosyltransferase family 2 protein, protein MSVIVPFYNRGDDLTDTLDGLSSLVYPNLQVILVDDGSTDNGPDLAGDFVGKFPMAVLIANGLNRGAGASRNHGLTFATGDYVWFADSDDEWSPSILLELASVARRHEADVVICQGMRVDQYGSHRGIVEPFDRGGTLSGSEIRTALLDGKVRGYLWNKLIRRAIIPDNPFPEIDTLEDFCGLIGILSHANSVVQVNRVLYRYIYRADSLTSSTERHLSDFDLLRDVMRTAALEEFRDDSRSLSSLHFDYANWHLLKVRTAVAAFSPSRARTAVRSIASQMRFRHLLRISIPYPWIAIEGVFVKILGGAYPGIWRTARRTRSRVVVLVRRRRR, encoded by the coding sequence GTGTCGGTGATCGTTCCGTTTTACAATCGGGGCGATGACCTGACGGATACCCTAGATGGCTTGTCGAGTCTTGTGTATCCAAACCTGCAAGTTATTCTGGTGGACGATGGATCCACGGATAATGGTCCGGATCTTGCGGGGGACTTCGTTGGGAAGTTCCCGATGGCGGTCTTAATCGCAAACGGGCTTAATCGCGGTGCTGGCGCTTCCCGGAATCACGGATTGACTTTCGCTACGGGTGATTATGTCTGGTTTGCCGACTCCGACGATGAATGGTCACCGTCGATCTTGCTCGAGCTTGCGTCTGTCGCGCGTCGGCACGAAGCGGACGTTGTCATCTGCCAGGGTATGCGTGTGGACCAATATGGCAGTCACAGGGGGATCGTCGAGCCGTTTGACCGTGGCGGCACTCTATCTGGCAGCGAGATTCGGACTGCGCTGTTGGATGGAAAGGTGCGAGGGTACCTTTGGAATAAGCTGATACGGCGGGCCATAATACCGGACAACCCGTTTCCGGAGATCGACACGCTTGAAGACTTTTGCGGGCTAATCGGGATCCTTTCGCACGCGAATTCGGTCGTGCAGGTGAATAGGGTGCTCTACCGCTACATCTATCGTGCCGACAGTCTGACGAGTTCTACTGAGAGGCATTTGTCGGATTTTGACCTGCTTCGCGATGTAATGCGGACGGCTGCCCTGGAAGAGTTCCGTGACGATTCGAGGTCCCTTAGCTCACTGCACTTCGACTACGCCAACTGGCACCTGTTGAAAGTGCGGACTGCCGTCGCAGCCTTCAGCCCATCGCGTGCACGAACTGCTGTGCGAAGCATTGCCAGCCAAATGCGATTTCGGCATCTCTTGAGAATATCCATTCCGTACCCCTGGATAGCGATCGAGGGGGTCTTTGTGAAGATACTTGGCGGTGCGTATCCAGGCATCTGGCGCACCGCGAGGAGGACTCGATCGCGCGTCGTGGTACTTGTTCGCCGTCGCCGTCGGTGA